One part of the Corynebacterium aurimucosum ATCC 700975 genome encodes these proteins:
- the folB gene encoding dihydroneopterin aldolase has protein sequence MADRIELTGLECFGYHGVFEEEKKTGQPFIVDITCWLDTAGIEDDLSRTVNYAELADVAADIVEGPSRDLIETVAEEVAETAMQRFEILHAIEVTIHKPKAPIPRTFADVAVVARRSRKRMAG, from the coding sequence ATGGCGGATCGCATCGAACTCACCGGCCTGGAGTGCTTTGGCTACCACGGCGTCTTCGAGGAAGAGAAGAAGACGGGGCAGCCCTTCATCGTGGATATCACCTGCTGGTTGGACACCGCGGGCATCGAGGATGACCTGTCCCGCACGGTGAATTACGCCGAGCTTGCCGACGTCGCCGCAGACATCGTCGAGGGCCCCTCCCGGGACCTCATCGAGACGGTGGCTGAGGAGGTCGCCGAGACCGCCATGCAGCGTTTTGAGATCCTCCACGCTATTGAGGTGACCATCCACAAGCCGAAAGCACCCATCCCACGCACCTTCGCGGATGTGGCCGTCGTGGCCCGCCGCTCCCGGAAGAGGATGGCAGGCTAA
- a CDS encoding DUF3180 domain-containing protein, with product MKRTSIGALVGVALFVAAAAAILTTRFYGSMLAIPATVSISLWAMAVVCGVLTLKVRNAKNDEHGIGLDNSQLNPMTIAQFLLVGKASAWTGAIVGGAYAGIAVYVVPRAGELVAAAGDLAGVVSSALGGAAMCVAGVVLERHCEVPPPTDAAQAVS from the coding sequence ATGAAGAGGACGTCGATCGGCGCGCTCGTCGGCGTGGCCCTCTTCGTGGCCGCAGCGGCCGCCATCCTCACCACCCGCTTTTATGGCTCCATGCTGGCCATCCCAGCAACGGTATCGATTTCCCTGTGGGCCATGGCCGTGGTGTGCGGCGTCCTTACCCTCAAAGTCCGCAACGCTAAAAATGATGAGCACGGCATCGGCCTGGACAACTCGCAGCTGAATCCCATGACCATCGCGCAATTCCTGCTCGTCGGTAAAGCCTCCGCGTGGACGGGCGCCATCGTGGGCGGGGCCTATGCGGGCATAGCGGTCTACGTGGTGCCGCGCGCCGGTGAGCTCGTCGCTGCGGCTGGTGACCTGGCCGGGGTGGTGTCCTCAGCGCTGGGTGGTGCAGCGATGTGCGTTGCCGGAGTGGTGTTGGAGCGACACTGCGAGGTGCCACCTCCAACTGATGCGGCACAAGCGGTAAGTTAG
- the dacB gene encoding D-alanyl-D-alanine carboxypeptidase/D-alanyl-D-alanine endopeptidase, giving the protein MKAKHVWWSTAALVTAGAVAATAAVGVEVQRTYDHLDHGQPYKQEEPTTLVQPVEPGDIDAAALKARLDELGKDKALATFGGQVIDTTTHEVLWEREPAKPLTPASATKVLTLAAATLALDEEERLTTEVVTGEHEGEVVIKATGDVWLTDERLDELAEQIQQKMDTVTRVSIDTSIWAGPDQAPGWDDDNIDGGYVAPIQPAMLYGGRIGEKTGDVPRSREPALDVARALATRLGTDKADIAASPENSEVIATTESEPLALRAQQAAKDSDNVMAEAIARELAVSQGTEASFEGATTAILDELRGAGIDVNGVTLKDGSGLSRDNRIPAGLLAHIADQAVGTDELRPLLGYLPLAGGEGTLYERYHESPARGYVRAKTGTLTGTSALTGTAQGQSGRVYAFAFLVNDGEVTSARQAQDALAAALHDF; this is encoded by the coding sequence ATGAAAGCTAAGCATGTCTGGTGGAGTACTGCGGCCCTCGTCACGGCTGGTGCCGTGGCGGCGACGGCCGCCGTGGGCGTAGAAGTCCAGCGCACCTACGATCACCTGGACCACGGCCAGCCCTATAAGCAGGAAGAACCCACAACACTGGTCCAGCCCGTCGAGCCCGGCGATATCGACGCCGCTGCGCTTAAAGCCAGGTTGGATGAGCTGGGCAAGGACAAGGCTTTAGCCACCTTCGGCGGGCAGGTCATTGACACCACCACCCACGAGGTGCTGTGGGAGCGCGAGCCTGCGAAGCCGCTGACCCCGGCCTCCGCCACCAAGGTCCTTACCCTCGCCGCAGCAACACTTGCTCTCGATGAGGAAGAACGCCTCACCACCGAAGTGGTCACAGGTGAGCACGAAGGCGAAGTCGTTATCAAGGCCACTGGCGATGTCTGGCTGACGGACGAGCGCCTCGATGAGCTGGCGGAACAGATCCAGCAGAAGATGGATACCGTCACGCGGGTCTCCATCGACACCTCCATCTGGGCCGGCCCCGACCAGGCACCGGGCTGGGACGATGACAATATCGACGGCGGTTATGTCGCCCCCATCCAGCCGGCCATGCTCTATGGCGGGCGCATCGGGGAGAAGACCGGTGACGTTCCGCGCTCCCGCGAGCCTGCCCTCGATGTTGCCCGCGCGTTGGCCACCCGCCTGGGTACCGACAAGGCGGATATCGCCGCTTCCCCTGAAAACTCCGAGGTCATCGCCACTACGGAATCCGAGCCGCTGGCCTTGCGAGCCCAGCAAGCCGCGAAAGATTCTGACAACGTCATGGCGGAGGCCATCGCCCGCGAGCTAGCCGTCAGCCAGGGCACGGAAGCAAGCTTCGAGGGCGCCACGACGGCCATCCTCGACGAGCTGCGCGGCGCCGGCATCGACGTCAATGGCGTCACCCTCAAAGACGGCTCCGGCCTCTCCCGCGATAACCGCATTCCCGCCGGGCTCCTCGCCCACATCGCGGACCAAGCCGTAGGCACCGACGAGCTACGCCCACTCCTGGGCTACCTCCCTCTCGCCGGCGGCGAAGGAACCCTCTACGAGCGCTATCACGAGTCGCCCGCCCGCGGGTACGTCCGCGCCAAGACCGGCACCCTCACGGGAACTTCCGCGCTGACCGGCACCGCCCAGGGGCAGTCGGGCCGCGTTTACGCCTTCGCCTTCTTAGTCAACGATGGTGAAGTCACCTCCGCCCGCCAGGCCCAAGATGCTCTCGCCGCTGCGCTCCATGACTTCTAA
- the hpt gene encoding hypoxanthine phosphoribosyltransferase, producing MHDNHDLAVPANPYGEDIKNVLITEDDLQARIQEMADRVSEKYSNTDEDLILVCVLKGAVFFLTDFARKLAIPSQLEFMAVSSYGNSASSSGVVRILKDLDRDIEGRDVVIVEDIIDSGLTLSWLIRNLQGRQPRSLEVVTLLRKPEVVKAELDLFDVGFDIPNEFVVGYGLDFAERYRDLPYVGTLEPAVYSND from the coding sequence GTGCACGATAACCATGATTTAGCCGTCCCCGCCAATCCTTATGGAGAGGACATCAAAAACGTTCTCATCACCGAAGACGATCTTCAGGCGCGCATCCAGGAGATGGCGGATCGCGTGTCCGAGAAATACAGCAACACCGACGAGGACCTCATCTTGGTCTGCGTGCTCAAGGGCGCGGTCTTCTTCCTGACGGATTTCGCCCGCAAGCTGGCTATCCCGTCCCAGCTGGAGTTCATGGCGGTGTCCTCCTACGGTAATTCAGCCTCCTCCTCGGGTGTGGTGCGCATTCTGAAGGACTTGGACCGGGATATCGAGGGCCGCGATGTGGTCATCGTGGAGGACATCATCGATTCCGGCCTGACCTTGTCCTGGCTCATCCGCAACCTGCAGGGCCGCCAGCCGCGTTCCCTGGAAGTGGTCACGCTGCTGCGCAAGCCCGAGGTGGTCAAGGCGGAGCTGGATCTCTTCGATGTCGGCTTTGATATCCCGAATGAGTTCGTCGTGGGCTATGGCCTGGATTTCGCGGAGCGCTACCGCGACCTGCCTTACGTGGGCACCCTGGAGCCTGCGGTCTACAGCAACGACTAG
- a CDS encoding S41 family peptidase has product MKTVLKIFGGLFLVALIAVAAAVYFFGPSYGGALLGKPYFLFNASEKRINTAMVDTAAISGIYGESEEFQRAREAFKEDPTNAELLDAAINAAGGKHSNVFSTEKEKAAESTEPSVDFKDGVLRAAVPSIGRHDDGQAYADTLAQGLTAHPEACAAVVDLRGNGGGDMGPMYAGLSPLLPDGTALSFVSRMGTSDVVIDGNSVTGGGTPTTTSGGKLDVPVAVLTDDETASSGEATLLAFRGLDNVRTFGEPTAGYASANVVLDYPDGRSLMLTTAKDKARTGEEFAEDPIAPDASESELDGWLASHCSS; this is encoded by the coding sequence TGTGTACTTCTTCGGCCCCTCCTATGGTGGGGCGCTGCTGGGCAAGCCCTATTTCCTCTTCAATGCCAGTGAGAAGCGCATCAACACCGCGATGGTGGACACCGCAGCTATCTCCGGAATTTATGGCGAGAGCGAGGAATTCCAGCGCGCCCGCGAGGCCTTCAAGGAGGACCCCACGAACGCCGAGCTCCTCGATGCCGCCATCAACGCCGCCGGCGGCAAACACTCCAACGTTTTTAGCACCGAAAAGGAGAAAGCCGCCGAAAGCACTGAGCCTTCGGTCGACTTCAAAGACGGCGTCCTGCGCGCTGCCGTGCCCTCCATCGGCCGCCACGATGACGGCCAGGCCTACGCCGACACGCTCGCTCAAGGTCTGACCGCCCACCCGGAGGCCTGTGCTGCCGTGGTGGACCTGCGCGGCAATGGCGGCGGTGACATGGGCCCGATGTACGCGGGCTTAAGCCCCCTGCTGCCGGATGGCACCGCGCTCTCCTTCGTTAGCCGCATGGGCACATCTGATGTGGTCATCGATGGCAATTCCGTCACCGGTGGCGGCACACCCACCACCACGTCGGGCGGCAAGCTCGACGTTCCCGTCGCCGTGCTTACCGACGACGAGACCGCCTCCTCCGGCGAGGCCACCCTCCTGGCTTTCCGTGGGCTTGACAACGTGCGCACCTTCGGCGAGCCGACTGCCGGCTATGCCTCCGCCAACGTGGTCCTGGATTATCCGGATGGCCGCTCGCTCATGCTCACTACGGCCAAGGACAAGGCGCGCACGGGCGAGGAATTCGCCGAGGACCCCATCGCTCCCGATGCCTCGGAATCTGAGCTCGACGGCTGGCTCGCATCCCACTGCAGCTCCTAA
- a CDS encoding endonuclease domain-containing protein, which produces MEIFEGHAGTRRAAKGQAIKICRGLYLSAVPTPRELAEIVSRRWPDSALDGYSAAQQYLGQELTFPLHFLRAGTMASSTYFRSRRARPKALGSMNGVNVCSPLQCIEAMAQEDAVAFIEAFFAGPHGRSRIETEQLDFRRLPKHTREVLEKAIVGADSKPERDLTRGLEPHVKVRNNVRVGPYRWDLLLEEHKVAIEVDGYAYHKGENRQRFEIDRQKLNDAIQRGYRPLHFTAATIEHHLDVAVHQVLAVIKGRGEFIPPPWKWHHYWRWEGERCG; this is translated from the coding sequence ATGGAAATTTTCGAGGGACACGCGGGCACTCGCCGCGCGGCTAAGGGGCAAGCAATCAAGATTTGTCGCGGTCTGTATTTATCTGCGGTGCCAACGCCGCGCGAGCTCGCTGAAATCGTCTCGCGGCGTTGGCCAGACTCAGCCTTGGATGGCTATTCTGCCGCCCAGCAATATCTTGGCCAAGAGCTGACTTTTCCGCTTCACTTCCTGCGCGCAGGAACGATGGCATCAAGCACGTACTTTCGCAGCAGGCGGGCGCGGCCCAAGGCGCTGGGCAGCATGAACGGGGTGAACGTCTGCAGCCCGCTGCAATGTATCGAGGCGATGGCGCAGGAGGATGCCGTGGCCTTCATCGAGGCCTTCTTCGCTGGGCCGCACGGGCGCTCGCGCATCGAGACCGAGCAGTTGGACTTTCGCCGCCTGCCCAAGCACACGCGTGAGGTGCTGGAAAAGGCCATCGTCGGGGCGGATAGCAAGCCGGAGCGCGACCTGACCCGGGGTCTCGAGCCCCACGTCAAGGTCCGCAACAACGTGCGGGTTGGGCCCTACCGCTGGGACCTGCTCCTAGAGGAGCACAAGGTGGCCATCGAGGTGGACGGATACGCCTATCACAAAGGCGAGAACCGGCAGCGTTTCGAAATCGACCGCCAGAAGCTTAACGACGCCATCCAGCGCGGCTACCGGCCCCTCCACTTCACCGCCGCCACGATTGAGCACCACCTTGACGTCGCTGTTCACCAGGTTCTCGCGGTCATTAAAGGGCGGGGTGAGTTCATTCCTCCGCCGTGGAAGTGGCACCACTACTGGCGGTGGGAAGGCGAGCGTTGCGGCTAG
- the tilS gene encoding tRNA lysidine(34) synthetase TilS: MTSKKPFWPRTSPNFLACRVAARAVVGEQPRAIAVGLSGGADSLALTAALLAEGHDVTALCVDHGLQEGSAAQARRAAEQARALGAGAEVLRVDVGKQGSVEAEARAARYRAFAPWGEVAVAHTADDQAETLLLSVLRGKVAGMRERSAVEGVHVLRPLLSVRRAQTETACAELGLEVWQDPQNQDASFRRVALRREILPRLQEIVGGDPVPALAQAAHDAALDDALLSTHPTTDCTALAALPEPKRRRAIAAWLREEGVEVTREAVRGIDALCTRWHGQGPVAVRSEKRGTRLEVARVGGKLSLLPRSAKERSRAR; this comes from the coding sequence ATGACTTCTAAGAAACCTTTTTGGCCGCGCACAAGCCCCAACTTCTTGGCCTGCCGCGTCGCTGCGCGCGCCGTGGTGGGTGAGCAACCGCGCGCCATCGCGGTGGGCCTGTCCGGCGGCGCCGATTCCTTGGCGCTGACCGCAGCACTCCTCGCGGAGGGGCACGATGTGACAGCGCTGTGCGTCGACCACGGTTTGCAGGAAGGCTCGGCCGCGCAGGCGCGCCGGGCTGCCGAGCAGGCCCGCGCCTTGGGAGCGGGGGCGGAGGTGTTGCGGGTGGACGTCGGCAAGCAAGGCTCCGTGGAGGCCGAAGCCCGCGCCGCCCGGTACCGTGCCTTCGCGCCCTGGGGTGAGGTGGCGGTGGCGCATACCGCCGATGACCAGGCCGAAACCCTGCTGTTGAGCGTTCTGCGGGGAAAGGTCGCGGGCATGCGCGAGCGCTCCGCGGTCGAAGGTGTACACGTCCTGCGCCCCCTGCTCAGCGTGCGCCGCGCCCAGACCGAGACCGCCTGCGCGGAGCTGGGGCTGGAGGTCTGGCAGGATCCTCAGAACCAGGATGCGTCTTTCCGGCGTGTGGCGCTGCGCCGCGAGATCCTCCCGCGCCTGCAGGAGATCGTGGGCGGAGACCCCGTGCCGGCCTTGGCTCAGGCTGCCCACGACGCCGCGCTTGACGACGCCCTCCTCAGCACCCACCCCACCACCGACTGCACCGCGCTGGCCGCTCTCCCAGAACCGAAGCGCCGCCGGGCGATCGCCGCGTGGCTGCGCGAGGAAGGAGTAGAGGTTACTCGCGAGGCAGTGCGCGGCATCGATGCCCTGTGCACGCGGTGGCATGGACAGGGCCCCGTCGCCGTCCGCAGCGAAAAGAGAGGTACAAGGTTGGAAGTCGCACGCGTTGGTGGCAAACTGTCACTATTGCCTCGGTCAGCAAAGGAGCGCTCACGTGCACGATAA
- the ftsH gene encoding ATP-dependent zinc metalloprotease FtsH, which produces MKNKNIIRYGSIAGLVLILLYAFTFFSNDARSFKQVDTSVAMEQLSSKNVEEAQIDDREQQVRLKLREPVTVEEQEGIEEVIAKYPARASEQVFNAVKDSGADKYQTKVTQDSFIGSMISFLLPMLILFALLFWMMTRMQQGAGGMFGIGGSKAKELTKDMPTNTFADVAGADEAVDELQEIKDFLDDPERYHELGAKIPRGVLLYGPPGTGKTLLARAVAGEAGVPFYSISGSDFVEMFVGVGASRVRDLFKQAKQNSPCIIFVDEIDAVGRQRGSGTGGGHDEREQTLNQLLVEMDGFGDREGVILIAATNRPDILDPALLRPGRFDRQIPVTNPDLAGREQILRVHAKDKPLAKEVDVAQLAKRTAGMSGADLANVLNEAALLTARIGGNVITYDALEEATDRVVGGPRRQGKIISEHEKKVTAYHEGGHTLSAWALKDIERVYKVTILARGRTGGHAMTAQEDDKGMYTRDELFARLVFAMGGRAAEELVFGAPTTGASSDIEQATKIARSMITEYGFSPDLGTVKYGKEQGDPFAYAAGGGSIDYSDAVAAKIDEQMAYLLDRAHQQAYDILSEHRDYLDKLAEMLLEKETLRRPDLEGIFEGIEPREAFDVFPNEDDRFPRQAGREPVKTPVELAQERGEELPKRMTLLDASRAARERRQAELERAKENGDETAAATAAAPVEEIGFSFGQHAGDYVDPEKGNTFFGESDITEPTGRELSADEAASDGAQEETVAPEQAGPSHEDTQEIPRVPNAAAPQPESQPQPEPQPQPREPERRGRHAKPEGHSWGAPGWGENEYRNNPYKDGQNNER; this is translated from the coding sequence ATGAAAAACAAGAACATCATCCGCTATGGCTCGATTGCGGGCCTGGTTCTCATTCTGCTGTACGCCTTTACGTTCTTTAGCAACGATGCCCGGAGCTTCAAGCAGGTCGACACCTCCGTGGCCATGGAGCAGTTGAGCTCTAAGAACGTCGAGGAAGCGCAGATCGATGATCGCGAGCAACAGGTGCGCCTCAAGCTCAGAGAACCGGTGACGGTAGAAGAGCAGGAGGGCATCGAGGAAGTCATTGCCAAGTACCCGGCACGCGCCTCCGAGCAGGTCTTCAACGCGGTGAAGGATTCTGGTGCGGATAAGTACCAGACCAAGGTCACGCAGGACTCCTTCATTGGCTCCATGATCAGCTTCCTGCTGCCGATGCTGATCCTCTTCGCGTTGCTGTTCTGGATGATGACCCGCATGCAGCAGGGCGCGGGCGGCATGTTCGGCATCGGTGGCTCCAAGGCGAAGGAGCTGACCAAGGACATGCCCACCAACACCTTCGCGGATGTGGCCGGCGCGGATGAAGCTGTGGATGAGCTGCAGGAGATCAAGGACTTCCTGGATGATCCGGAGCGCTACCATGAGCTGGGTGCGAAGATCCCGCGCGGCGTGTTGCTTTATGGCCCGCCGGGTACCGGTAAGACCCTTCTGGCCCGCGCCGTTGCGGGCGAGGCTGGTGTGCCCTTCTATTCCATTTCTGGTTCCGACTTCGTGGAGATGTTCGTCGGCGTGGGTGCCTCCCGCGTGCGCGACCTGTTCAAGCAGGCCAAACAGAATAGCCCGTGCATCATCTTCGTCGATGAGATTGACGCCGTGGGCCGCCAGCGTGGTTCCGGCACCGGCGGTGGACACGATGAGCGCGAGCAGACCCTGAACCAGCTGCTCGTGGAGATGGATGGCTTCGGCGACCGTGAAGGCGTCATCCTCATCGCCGCGACCAACCGCCCCGATATCCTGGACCCTGCGCTTCTGCGCCCCGGCCGCTTCGACCGCCAGATCCCGGTGACCAACCCGGACCTGGCCGGCCGCGAGCAGATCCTGCGCGTGCACGCCAAGGACAAGCCACTGGCCAAGGAAGTCGACGTGGCACAGCTGGCCAAGCGCACCGCTGGCATGTCCGGTGCGGACCTGGCCAACGTGCTCAACGAGGCCGCCCTGCTCACCGCGCGCATCGGCGGCAACGTCATTACCTATGACGCGTTGGAGGAGGCCACCGACCGTGTCGTCGGCGGCCCGCGCCGCCAGGGCAAGATCATTTCCGAGCACGAGAAGAAGGTCACCGCCTACCACGAGGGCGGCCACACCCTGTCCGCGTGGGCGCTGAAGGATATTGAGCGCGTCTACAAGGTGACCATCTTGGCCCGCGGACGCACCGGCGGCCACGCCATGACCGCGCAGGAAGACGATAAGGGCATGTACACCCGCGATGAGCTTTTCGCTCGCCTCGTCTTCGCCATGGGCGGGCGCGCCGCAGAGGAGCTCGTGTTCGGCGCACCCACCACCGGTGCATCCTCCGATATCGAGCAGGCCACCAAGATCGCGCGCTCCATGATCACGGAGTACGGCTTCAGCCCGGATTTGGGCACCGTCAAGTACGGAAAGGAGCAGGGCGATCCCTTCGCCTATGCCGCCGGCGGCGGCTCCATCGACTACTCGGATGCCGTGGCCGCCAAGATTGATGAGCAGATGGCCTACCTGCTGGACCGCGCGCACCAGCAGGCCTATGACATCCTGTCCGAGCACCGCGACTACCTGGATAAGCTCGCCGAGATGCTCTTAGAGAAGGAAACCCTGCGCCGCCCGGACCTCGAGGGCATCTTCGAGGGCATCGAGCCTCGCGAGGCTTTTGACGTCTTCCCGAACGAGGACGATCGCTTCCCGCGCCAGGCTGGCCGCGAGCCGGTGAAGACCCCGGTCGAGCTTGCCCAGGAGCGCGGTGAGGAGCTACCGAAGCGCATGACGCTTCTCGACGCCTCCCGTGCCGCCCGCGAGCGCCGCCAGGCGGAGCTCGAGCGCGCGAAGGAGAACGGCGACGAGACGGCCGCCGCGACAGCGGCGGCGCCGGTCGAGGAGATCGGCTTCAGCTTTGGCCAGCACGCAGGTGACTACGTGGATCCGGAGAAGGGCAATACCTTCTTCGGCGAGTCCGATATCACCGAGCCCACCGGTCGCGAGCTCAGCGCAGACGAGGCCGCCAGCGATGGGGCGCAGGAGGAAACCGTGGCCCCAGAGCAGGCCGGACCCAGCCACGAGGACACGCAAGAGATTCCGCGTGTGCCGAATGCCGCTGCTCCGCAGCCAGAATCCCAGCCGCAACCAGAACCTCAGCCGCAGCCGCGCGAACCGGAACGCCGCGGTCGCCATGCCAAGCCAGAAGGCCACTCCTGGGGAGCACCCGGCTGGGGAGAGAACGAATACCGCAACAACCCATACAAGGACGGCCAGAACAATGAGCGATAA
- a CDS encoding inorganic diphosphatase yields MSVEVTIEIPKGSRNKYEIDHETGKVHLDRYLFTPMAYPADYGFIDHTLGEDGDPLDALVILPEPVFPGVVVEARVLGVFKMTDEAGGDDKLLAVVDDPRWERYQDINDVEQHIKDEIEHFFTRYKDLEPNKEVTGSGWGDKAEAEKILEEAKARFK; encoded by the coding sequence GTGAGCGTTGAAGTAACCATCGAGATCCCTAAGGGCTCCCGCAACAAGTACGAGATCGACCACGAGACCGGCAAGGTCCACCTCGACCGCTACCTGTTCACCCCGATGGCCTACCCGGCTGACTACGGCTTCATCGACCACACCCTGGGTGAGGACGGCGACCCGTTGGATGCACTGGTGATCCTCCCGGAGCCGGTTTTCCCCGGCGTTGTTGTGGAGGCTCGTGTCCTCGGCGTGTTCAAGATGACCGATGAGGCCGGCGGCGACGACAAGCTGCTCGCCGTCGTCGATGACCCGCGCTGGGAGCGCTACCAGGACATCAACGATGTGGAGCAGCACATCAAGGATGAGATCGAGCACTTCTTCACCCGCTACAAGGACCTGGAGCCGAACAAGGAAGTTACCGGCTCCGGCTGGGGCGACAAGGCTGAGGCAGAGAAGATCCTCGAAGAGGCTAAGGCTCGCTTCAAGTAA
- the folE gene encoding GTP cyclohydrolase I FolE encodes MSDNIPAQREFDHERAEAAVRELLIAVGEDPDREGLRETPARVARAYAEVFAGLHQDPTEVLHKTFAEEHQELVLVRDIPIYSTCEHHLVPFYGTAHIGYIPGTDGHVTGLSKLARLADMYAKRPQVQERLTSQIADALVEVLHAQSVIVVIECEHLCMAMRGIRKPGATTTTSAVRGGFKKNAASRAEVMSLIRS; translated from the coding sequence ATGAGCGATAACATCCCGGCGCAGCGCGAGTTCGATCACGAGCGCGCCGAAGCCGCCGTCCGTGAGCTGCTCATCGCGGTGGGCGAGGACCCCGACCGCGAGGGCCTGCGCGAGACCCCGGCCCGCGTGGCCCGCGCCTATGCCGAGGTCTTCGCAGGACTCCACCAGGATCCGACTGAGGTCCTGCACAAGACCTTTGCCGAGGAGCACCAAGAGCTCGTCCTCGTGCGCGATATCCCCATCTACTCCACCTGCGAGCACCACCTCGTGCCCTTCTACGGCACAGCGCATATCGGCTATATCCCTGGCACCGACGGACACGTCACCGGACTGTCCAAGCTGGCTCGCCTGGCGGACATGTACGCCAAGCGCCCGCAGGTGCAGGAGCGGTTGACCAGCCAGATCGCCGATGCACTGGTGGAGGTTCTCCACGCGCAGTCCGTCATCGTCGTCATCGAGTGCGAGCACCTGTGCATGGCCATGCGCGGCATCCGCAAGCCGGGGGCGACCACGACGACCTCCGCGGTGCGCGGCGGATTCAAGAAGAATGCCGCCTCCCGCGCGGAGGTCATGAGCTTGATTAGGAGCTAG
- the folP gene encoding dihydropteroate synthase has translation MAVSDLTVPGRTLVMGIVNVTEDSFSDGGRWINIDDALNHARHLVACGADMIDVGGESTRPGAVRVAAEEEERRVVPVIKALREEGIKTSVDTMRASVAQAAAEAGVDMINDVSGGAADPDMYRTMAATGLPVCLMHWRTVQFGSAAGVADHGGDVVRDVHESLAKLADNALQAGVSHDNIVVDPGLGFAKSPQDNWALLKALPEFLQGEFPLLVGASRKRFLAAIREDRGAESSPLLADPATAAVTAISAQMGAWGVRVHEVEVSRDAVDVAAAWNAGAAYTGGAHASGSYANGADGGTVVSTSLGKA, from the coding sequence ATGGCAGTCAGCGATCTCACTGTTCCCGGCCGCACGCTGGTCATGGGCATCGTCAACGTCACCGAGGATTCCTTCTCCGACGGTGGGCGCTGGATCAATATCGACGATGCACTCAACCACGCCCGCCACCTTGTCGCCTGTGGCGCGGACATGATCGATGTCGGCGGCGAGTCCACCCGCCCGGGTGCGGTGCGCGTAGCGGCCGAGGAGGAAGAGCGCCGCGTCGTGCCCGTTATCAAGGCGCTGCGCGAGGAGGGGATTAAGACTTCCGTGGACACGATGCGGGCCTCGGTTGCTCAAGCCGCCGCGGAGGCAGGTGTCGACATGATCAACGACGTCTCTGGTGGTGCTGCCGACCCAGACATGTACCGCACCATGGCGGCCACCGGCCTGCCGGTGTGCCTCATGCACTGGCGCACCGTCCAATTCGGCTCGGCCGCCGGTGTGGCCGACCACGGCGGGGACGTTGTGCGCGATGTCCACGAATCCCTGGCGAAGCTCGCCGATAACGCCCTGCAGGCGGGTGTGTCCCACGACAATATCGTCGTGGATCCGGGCCTGGGATTTGCCAAGTCCCCGCAGGATAACTGGGCTTTGCTCAAGGCTCTTCCGGAGTTCCTCCAGGGCGAATTCCCGCTGCTTGTGGGCGCGTCCCGCAAGCGCTTCCTCGCCGCCATCCGGGAGGATCGCGGTGCCGAGTCCAGCCCGCTGCTCGCGGACCCGGCAACTGCAGCTGTCACCGCCATCTCCGCGCAGATGGGGGCCTGGGGCGTGCGCGTGCACGAGGTGGAAGTCTCGCGCGATGCTGTGGATGTCGCCGCGGCGTGGAACGCGGGCGCGGCTTACACCGGTGGCGCGCATGCCTCCGGCAGCTATGCCAACGGCGCGGACGGCGGCACAGTGGTGTCCACCTCTTTGGGAAAGGCTTAA
- the folK gene encoding 2-amino-4-hydroxy-6-hydroxymethyldihydropteridine diphosphokinase has product MRAVLSIGSNMEDRRALLQTVFDEFAAETVAASPVFATPPWGVTDQDEFLNAVLIVDVECTPLELLRRGQKLEEAAERVRVRHWGPRTLDVDIVQIDGVTSDDPELTLPHPYAHERAFVLVPWLAADEHARLNGTPVRELIAGLDEDEVAAVKEVG; this is encoded by the coding sequence ATGCGAGCTGTCTTGTCCATCGGTTCCAACATGGAGGACCGCCGCGCGCTGCTGCAGACCGTCTTTGATGAGTTTGCTGCCGAGACAGTCGCTGCCTCCCCGGTCTTTGCCACCCCGCCGTGGGGCGTGACCGACCAAGATGAATTCCTCAACGCGGTGCTCATCGTAGACGTGGAATGCACCCCGCTGGAGTTGCTGCGCCGCGGCCAGAAGCTGGAGGAGGCCGCTGAGCGCGTGCGCGTGCGGCACTGGGGTCCGCGCACCCTGGACGTGGACATCGTGCAGATAGACGGCGTTACCTCTGATGATCCGGAGCTCACCCTCCCGCACCCCTATGCGCACGAGCGCGCCTTCGTGCTCGTGCCGTGGTTGGCTGCGGATGAGCACGCACGACTCAACGGCACCCCGGTGCGCGAGCTCATCGCGGGCCTCGATGAGGACGAGGTCGCAGCGGTGAAGGAAGTGGGGTAG